The Gemmatimonadales bacterium DNA window TCAACGCCGGCCAGTGGATGGTGGATCGCGCGTACGCCGTGGTCGGGCCGGAGACCATTACCCCGCTGCGCTGGCCCGCGCGCCCGTAGTGGAGTTGACCCGCCGGTCTCAAGTGATCCCTGCACTATTCGCGGCGTACGGGCATTGTTGAGGTCGTTCTGAGGAGGTTGCCATATGGGGCAGGGTTCGGGTCCTTCTCATCGGTTGACGCTGGCGCTGCTGGCCGTGATGAGTTCGTTGCTCACCGCGGGATGCTCGCTCAACCGAATCGCCATCAACAAGCTGGGGAACGCCCTGGCCGAGTCCGGCACCACCTTCGCCTCCGACGACGATCCCGAGTTGGTGGGCGAGGCGATCCCGTTCAGCCTCAAGCTCATCGAGAGCCTTCTGGCTTCGGCGCCCGATCATCGGGGTCTACTGTTCGCCGCTGCCAGTGGCTTCACGAAGTACTCCTACGCGTACGTGCAGCAGGAGGCCGAGCAGCTGGAGGACCAGGACGTCGCGCGGGCCGCGGCCGCGCGCGCGCGCGCCCGACGGCTGTACCTGCGGGCGAGGGACTACGGCCTGCGCGGGCTGGAAACGCGCCACGCCCGCTTCGGGGAGAGACTCCGGGCCGATCCGGGCGCCGCGGTTCGCGCGGCCACCGCCCAGGACGTGCCCCTGCTCTACTGGACGGCGGCCGCGTGGGGGGCGGCGATCGCGATATCGAAGGACGACCCCGAGCTGGTCGCCGATCAGCCGCTGGTCGAGGCGTTGATCGACCGCGCCCTCGAGCTGGACGAGCGGTTTGACGACGGCGCGATCCATGGCTTCCTGATCAGCTACGAGCTGGCGCGCCAAGGCGCCCGCGGCGACCCCAACGAGCGCGCCCGGGCGCACTTCGACCGGGCGGTGAGTCTTACCGACGGGCGACTGGCCTCGCCGTTCGTCGCTCTGGCGGAAGGCGTGAGCGTGAGCCGGCAGGATCGCCGTGAGTTCGAGTCCCTGCTGCGGCGGGCGCTCGCCATCGATCCGGACGCCAGGCCTGAGTGGCGACTCGCCAACCTGATCATGCAACGCCGCGCGCGCTGGTTGCTGTCGCGGGTGGACCAGCTGTTCCTCGACGAGGTTCCCGGAGGCACCCGATGAGTCGGTTGCGCCAAGTCCTGATCCCGGCAGCCGTGGCCCTGGGCGCCCAGGGGTTGGCGCCGGGAGTCGCGACACCGCAGACCGCGCCGCTGCGCATCCGACTCGGGACCCTGGCGCCGCAGGGGACCTCGTATCACCGCATCCTCCAGGAGATGGGCGAACGCTGGCGCGTTGCCACCAACGGTCAGGTCCAGTTGACCGTCTATGCCGGAACCATGGGGAGCGAGCTCGAGCTGGTTCGGCGGATGCGGCTCGGGCAGCTGCAGGCCGCGACCTTGACGGTGGTGGGCCTCAGGGAGATCGACCGCGCGGTGGGCGCGCTGCAACAGATGCCCATGATGTTTCGCACGCTTGACGAGGTCGAGTACGTGCGGTCGCGGCTCGAGCCCGTCCTGGCCAGGCGTCTGGCGGAGCGGGGCTTCGTGGTGCTCTTCTGGGCCGACGCGGGCTGGGTGCGCTACTTCACCCGCCGCCCCGCGGTGCACCCCGACGACTTCAAGAGACTCAAGATCTTCGTCACCGCCGGCGACAACGAACAATTCGACCTCATGAGGTCGTCCGGGTTCTCGCCCGTGTCTCTGGATTGGTCCGACGCGCTCACCGCGCTGCGGACGGGGATGATCGACGCGGTCCCCACCATCCCGTACTTCGCGCAGTCGATGCAGTTCCATACCGTGGCCAGCAACATGCTGGAGGTGAACTGGCTGCCGCTGGTGGGCGGCACGATCATCAGCAAGAGAACCTGGGATGGCCTCTCCGCGGAGAGCCAAGCGGCGATGCGGGCGGCGGCGACCGATGCCGGCCGGCAGTTCCAGGAGCGCGGCCGGGCCGAGAGCGACTCATCGGTGGCCGCCATGAGACGGCGCGGCCTCAACGTCGTCCCCATCCCGCCCACCATCGACGCGGAATGGCGAACGATGAGCGTGAGCCTCTATCCGCAGATCCGCGGCACCATGGTACCCGCCGAAATGTTCGACGAGGTGGTGCGCGTATTGGCCGAGTACCGGGCGGCCCATCCGGGCGGCCGTTAGGCGATCGCCGGCGTGACCGCTCTTCCCTCTCCGGAGGCTGACAGCCCCCCTCTGGGCGGATGGCGCCGCCTGCCCGCCCGGGCCGAAGACCTGGCCCTCACCCTCGTGCTCGCCGGGATGATGGTCTTACCGCTGCTCGTGGTCCCGCTCCGAGGGCTCCAGGTGCAGATCAAAGATCAGGCGTCCATCGTGCAGCACCTCACGCTGCTTGCGGGAATGATCGGCGCGGCCATCGCGGCCCGCGAGGGGCGACTGCTGTCCCTCACCTCCGTGGATCTGTTGGTTCGGGGAAAGTGGCGCTCGGTGGCGCGGAGCTTCGCCGCCGCCGTCGCCGCCACGGTGACCGCGCTGCTGGGTGTGGCCAGCGTGCGGTTCGTCCAGAGCGAGCGGGCGGCCGGCGGCACGCTGGCCTACGACATCCCGCTCTGGATCGTGCAGCTGGTGCTGCCGATCGGCTTCGCGCTGATCACGCTGCGCATCCTCTGGAGAGCGTCGGAGACGTGGGGATGGCGCGGAGCGACCGTCGCGCTGGCGGGACTCCTGGCACTGTGCGCGGTGAGCCCGCCGGTGCCGCCTGAGCAACTCGCCGTCCCGGCCTTCGCGCTGCTGCTCCTCGCCACCGTGCTTGGCGCGCCGATCTTCACGGCCCTGGGCGGCGCCGGACTCATCCTGTTCTGGCGCGACGGTTCGCCGATCGCATCGCTCACCGTGGACCATTACGGCCTGGTGACCAATCCCACGCTCGCGACGGTCCCGCTGTTCACGCTGGCCGGCTACCTCCTCGCCGAAGGCGGCGCGTCGCGGCGCCTCATCCGGTTGTTCCGCGCCCTGGTCGGCCAGCTGCGCGGCGGCCCGGCGATCCTGGTGGTCCTGGTCTGCGCCTTCTTCA harbors:
- a CDS encoding TRAP transporter TatT component family protein, which gives rise to MGQGSGPSHRLTLALLAVMSSLLTAGCSLNRIAINKLGNALAESGTTFASDDDPELVGEAIPFSLKLIESLLASAPDHRGLLFAAASGFTKYSYAYVQQEAEQLEDQDVARAAAARARARRLYLRARDYGLRGLETRHARFGERLRADPGAAVRAATAQDVPLLYWTAAAWGAAIAISKDDPELVADQPLVEALIDRALELDERFDDGAIHGFLISYELARQGARGDPNERARAHFDRAVSLTDGRLASPFVALAEGVSVSRQDRREFESLLRRALAIDPDARPEWRLANLIMQRRARWLLSRVDQLFLDEVPGGTR
- the dctP gene encoding TRAP transporter substrate-binding protein DctP produces the protein MSRLRQVLIPAAVALGAQGLAPGVATPQTAPLRIRLGTLAPQGTSYHRILQEMGERWRVATNGQVQLTVYAGTMGSELELVRRMRLGQLQAATLTVVGLREIDRAVGALQQMPMMFRTLDEVEYVRSRLEPVLARRLAERGFVVLFWADAGWVRYFTRRPAVHPDDFKRLKIFVTAGDNEQFDLMRSSGFSPVSLDWSDALTALRTGMIDAVPTIPYFAQSMQFHTVASNMLEVNWLPLVGGTIISKRTWDGLSAESQAAMRAAATDAGRQFQERGRAESDSSVAAMRRRGLNVVPIPPTIDAEWRTMSVSLYPQIRGTMVPAEMFDEVVRVLAEYRAAHPGGR